One Setaria viridis chromosome 7, Setaria_viridis_v4.0, whole genome shotgun sequence genomic region harbors:
- the LOC117863042 gene encoding uncharacterized protein isoform X2 → MEAFVASQAPIYMNQAPPHMSRPSIILKLILGLIWGIIHLAISLLNLWSLLIYNLECYIISSGLLRKYRYLHLDRLKYLAIVVDSKEAKNTVKIRQLLCWLSTMGVKYICLYDIEGVLKKSFKPAMEGSRDGKAGEYLVNESWYCCNEDQ, encoded by the exons AT GGAGGCATTTGTGGCCAGTCAGGCCCCCATCTACATGAATCAGGCTCCTCCACAT ATGTCTAGACCATCTATTATTCTCAAGCTCATTTTGGGGCTGATCTGGGGCATCATCCACTTGGCAATCAGCCTTTTGAATTTATGGTCTCTTCTGATTTATAATCTAGAATGCTATATTATTTCGTCTGGGTTGTTGCGGAAGTATCGGTACCTCCACCTGGATCGACTGAAGTACTTGGCTATTGTGGTGGATAGCAAAGAAGCTAAAAATACCGTGAAGATCAGGCAGCTATTGTGCTGGCTCTCAACTATGGGTGTGAAGTATATATGTCTCTACGACATTGAGG GAGTCCTGAAGAAATCATTTAAACCGGCTATGGAGGGTTCAAGAGATGGGAAGGCAGGAGAATATCTG GTAAATGAGAGTTGGTACTGTTGTAACGAAGACCAGTAG
- the LOC117864454 gene encoding mannosyl-oligosaccharide 1,2-alpha-mannosidase MNS1 produces the protein MARRSSSSSSGAWRYLNPAYYLKRPKRLALLFFVFVAATFAFWDRQSLVSEYEAEISRLEDDINRLHDQLRKAGVHLDENPISNKNSRKDLVEIDPVNNERREKVKEAMLHAWNSYVKYAWGMDELQPQSKNGINSFGGLGATLVDSLDTLYIMGLKDEFQKARDWVAESLDFDKDYDASVFETTIRVVGGLLSAYDLSGDKVFLDKAKDITDRLLPAWDTTSGIPYNRINLAHGRAHNPGWTNGDSILADSGTEQLEFIALSQRTGDPKYQQKAENVVRQLQKIYPSDGLLPIYINPHSGTASYSTITFGAMGDSFYEYLLKVWIQGNKTEHVKHYRQMWETSMEGLVSLTKKTTPSNYYYICEKNGGSLSDKMDELACFAPGMLALGASGYESPEKSEEIMNLAKELARTCYNFYQTTPTKLAGENYFFHSGQDMSVGTSWNILRPETVESLMYLWRLTGNKTYQDWGWNIFQAFEKNSRIESGYVGLRDVNTGEKDNMMQSFFLAETLKYLYLLFSPPSVISFDEWVFNTEAHPLRIVPIHDNKGIGTPVRPFGRKQGKPE, from the exons ATGGCCCGCCGGTCGTCTTCCTCGTCGTCGGGGGCGTGGCGGTACCTGAACCCCGCCTACTACCTCAAGCGGCCCAAGCGCCTCGCGctcctcttcttcgtcttcgtcgcGGCCACCTTCGCCTTCTGGGACCGCCAGTCGCTCGTCAGCGAGTATGAG GCTGAGATTTCTCGATTAGAAGATGATATAAATCGGTTGCATGACCAG CTAAGAAAGGCTGGAGTTCATCTGGACGAAAACCCAATCAGTAACAAAAATTCCAGAAAGGATCTCGTAGAAATTGATCCTGTCAATAATGAAAGGAGGGAAAAAGTTAAAGAGGCAATGCTCCATGCTTGGAATTCCTACGTAAAGTATGCCTGGGGAATGGACGAGCTTCAG CCACAATCAAAGAATGGTATCAATAGCTTTGGTGGTCTCGGAGCAACCCTTGTCGACTCACTTGATACACTGTATATAATGGGCCTGAAAGATGAATTTCAGAAAGCTAGAGA CTGGGTGGCGGAGTCATTAGACTTTGACAAGGATTATGATGCAAGTGTTTTTGAAACGACCATAAG GGTTGTTGGAGGTCTCCTTAGTGCATACGATCTGTCTGGTGATAAAGTATTTCTCGATAAGGCTAAAGATATTACAGATCGACTGTTACCTGCTTGGGATACAACATCCGGCATCCCCTATAATAGAATAAACCTAGCTCATGGACGAGCTCATAATCCTGGATGGACCAAC GGTGATAGTATCCTTGCAGACTCTGGTACTGAGCAACTTGAATTTATAGCTCTGTCACAGAGGACCGGAGATCCCAAGTACCAGCAAAAG GCAGAGAATGTCGTCAGACAGCTTCAAAAGATATATCCTAGTGATGGTTTGCTTCCTATTTACATAAATCCGCATTCTGGGACTGCTTCATACTCAACTATCACATTTGGTGCTATGGGAGATAG CTTCTACGAATACTTGCTCAAGGTCTGGATCCAGGGAAATAAAACTGAGCATGTAAAACATTACAG ACAAATGTGGGAGACATCAATGGAAGGTCTAGTAAGTTTAACCAAGAAAACTACACCATCTAATTACTACTACATTTGTGAAAAGAATGGTGGCTCATTATCTGACAAG ATGGATGAACTCGCTTGCTTTGCTCCTGGTATGCTGGCATTAGGAGCCTCTGGTTATGAAAGTCCAGAAAAATCTGAGGAAATTATGAACCTTGCAAAAGAG CTTGCTAGGACCTGCTATAATTTCTACCAAACCACTCCCACGAAGTTGGCTGGAGAGAACTATTTTTTCCATTCTGGACAG GATATGAGTGTGGGCACATCATGGAACATCCTGAGACCAGAGACTGTTGAATCACTTATGTACCTATGGCGCTTAACGGGGAATAAAACATACCAAGATTGGGGGTGGAACATTTTCCAGGCATTTGAAAAGAACTCCCGCATAGAATCTGGTTATGTGGGACTGAGAGAT GTGAACACTGGTGAAAAGGACAACATGATGCAGAGCTTCTTCCTGGCAGAGACCCTCAAGTACCTCTACCTGCTTTTCTCCCCACCATCGGTCATATCCTTCGACGAGTGGGTTTTCAATACTGAAGCGCACCCGTTGAGAATTGTTCCGATACATGATAACAAAGGCATTGGAACACCGGTGCGGCCATTTGGAAGGAAACAGGGAAAACCTGAGTAA
- the LOC117863042 gene encoding uncharacterized protein isoform X3 produces MNQAPPHMSRPSIILKLILGLIWGIIHLAISLLNLWSLLIYNLECYIISSGLLRKYRYLHLDRLKYLAIVVDSKEAKNTVKIRQLLCWLSTMGVKYICLYDIEGVLKKSFKPAMEGSRDGKAGEYLVNESWYCCNEDQ; encoded by the exons ATGAATCAGGCTCCTCCACAT ATGTCTAGACCATCTATTATTCTCAAGCTCATTTTGGGGCTGATCTGGGGCATCATCCACTTGGCAATCAGCCTTTTGAATTTATGGTCTCTTCTGATTTATAATCTAGAATGCTATATTATTTCGTCTGGGTTGTTGCGGAAGTATCGGTACCTCCACCTGGATCGACTGAAGTACTTGGCTATTGTGGTGGATAGCAAAGAAGCTAAAAATACCGTGAAGATCAGGCAGCTATTGTGCTGGCTCTCAACTATGGGTGTGAAGTATATATGTCTCTACGACATTGAGG GAGTCCTGAAGAAATCATTTAAACCGGCTATGGAGGGTTCAAGAGATGGGAAGGCAGGAGAATATCTG GTAAATGAGAGTTGGTACTGTTGTAACGAAGACCAGTAG
- the LOC117863042 gene encoding uncharacterized protein isoform X1 gives MYFARICCSHILSGWVEAFVASQAPIYMNQAPPHMSRPSIILKLILGLIWGIIHLAISLLNLWSLLIYNLECYIISSGLLRKYRYLHLDRLKYLAIVVDSKEAKNTVKIRQLLCWLSTMGVKYICLYDIEGVLKKSFKPAMEGSRDGKAGEYLVNESWYCCNEDQ, from the exons ATGTATTTCGCCAGGATTTGTTGTTCACATATCTTGTCTGGTTGGGT GGAGGCATTTGTGGCCAGTCAGGCCCCCATCTACATGAATCAGGCTCCTCCACAT ATGTCTAGACCATCTATTATTCTCAAGCTCATTTTGGGGCTGATCTGGGGCATCATCCACTTGGCAATCAGCCTTTTGAATTTATGGTCTCTTCTGATTTATAATCTAGAATGCTATATTATTTCGTCTGGGTTGTTGCGGAAGTATCGGTACCTCCACCTGGATCGACTGAAGTACTTGGCTATTGTGGTGGATAGCAAAGAAGCTAAAAATACCGTGAAGATCAGGCAGCTATTGTGCTGGCTCTCAACTATGGGTGTGAAGTATATATGTCTCTACGACATTGAGG GAGTCCTGAAGAAATCATTTAAACCGGCTATGGAGGGTTCAAGAGATGGGAAGGCAGGAGAATATCTG GTAAATGAGAGTTGGTACTGTTGTAACGAAGACCAGTAG